A part of Solicola gregarius genomic DNA contains:
- a CDS encoding M23 family metallopeptidase, whose protein sequence is MRVRALVAAAALVVVGVVSGASPAMAKPTFKAPFPCGQTWTYSHHSSEVRLALDFVDTGGNTNGAPVLASAAGTVSHHWEDGGAGNYVVIDHGDGWQTYYFHLSDFSTPDGAQVAQGQQIGVTGSTGASSGPHQHYEQLYNGEGQTIEINGQSLAPYPGGYFEKSLTSDNGCGDDGSHPFRTWGSGVNLRAESNTGSAAVGTLGGPTNVNVICQEQGETVTAEGYTNNWWSKLAGYNGYITNIYIDHPDAQLPGVPLC, encoded by the coding sequence TGGCGAAACCGACCTTCAAGGCACCGTTCCCGTGCGGCCAGACCTGGACGTACAGCCACCACAGCTCCGAGGTACGTCTCGCACTCGACTTCGTCGACACGGGCGGCAACACGAACGGCGCCCCGGTGCTCGCCTCGGCCGCGGGCACGGTCAGCCACCACTGGGAGGACGGTGGCGCCGGCAACTACGTCGTGATCGACCACGGCGACGGCTGGCAGACCTACTACTTCCACCTGAGCGACTTCTCGACGCCCGACGGCGCGCAGGTCGCCCAAGGCCAGCAGATCGGAGTCACCGGCAGCACCGGCGCTTCGAGCGGCCCGCACCAGCACTACGAGCAGCTCTACAACGGCGAGGGCCAGACGATCGAGATCAACGGGCAGTCGCTCGCGCCGTACCCGGGCGGGTACTTCGAGAAGTCCCTGACCAGCGACAACGGCTGCGGCGACGACGGCAGCCATCCGTTCCGTACGTGGGGCTCAGGGGTGAACCTCCGCGCGGAGTCCAACACGGGCTCGGCCGCGGTCGGCACCCTCGGCGGTCCGACGAACGTCAACGTGATCTGCCAGGAACAGGGCGAGACCGTCACCGCCGAGGGCTACACGAACAACTGGTGGTCGAAGCTCGCGGGCTACAACGGCTACATCACGAACATCTACATCGACCACCCCGACGCCCAGCTCCCGGGCGTGCCGCTCTGT